The proteins below are encoded in one region of Syntrophotalea carbinolica DSM 2380:
- a CDS encoding acetate/propionate family kinase, giving the protein MIIFVLNCGSSSIKYQIIDMPGGQVRIQGGVTRIGYDDAKFTFKADSETKKTLPVANHEQGIDLILKTIEAQKGQTGIGLSDIDAAGHRVVHGGSEMSDSRIITEEIVAYIESICHMAPLHNPNHLKGIRAVQKLLPDLPQVAAFDNGYHTSIPAHVYTYALNYDIAQKLGIRKYGFHGIAFRNMIEAAEKLLGESLGDKKIVNMMLGSGTTANATLNGKSFEVSTGFTPQEGLIQSTRAGDMDTTSVLYMMNQLGIGTAEADEILNKQSGWSGLSGIGVDMYDIKQAAKAGDQRAQLTIDAVAHRFRKYIGAYAAAMGGIDVLIFAGGVGENDSDMREKVCESLGFLGVALDADANHNGTGERVISTGRVQVLVVNASEEKMIAEDTYALLK; this is encoded by the coding sequence ATGATCATTTTTGTACTCAACTGCGGTAGCTCGTCTATCAAATATCAGATCATTGACATGCCCGGTGGACAAGTCCGCATTCAAGGTGGTGTCACCCGTATCGGCTACGATGACGCTAAATTCACGTTTAAGGCAGACAGCGAAACCAAGAAAACCCTCCCGGTAGCAAATCACGAACAGGGCATCGACCTGATTTTAAAAACCATCGAGGCACAGAAAGGGCAGACCGGCATCGGCCTGAGTGACATCGACGCTGCCGGGCATCGTGTTGTGCACGGTGGCAGCGAAATGAGCGATTCGCGCATTATCACGGAAGAGATCGTCGCGTACATCGAAAGCATCTGTCACATGGCGCCGCTGCATAACCCGAACCACCTTAAAGGCATTCGCGCGGTACAGAAGCTGCTGCCCGATCTACCGCAGGTTGCGGCTTTCGATAACGGCTACCATACCAGCATACCGGCCCACGTCTATACCTACGCCCTCAATTACGATATCGCCCAAAAGCTTGGCATCCGCAAGTACGGATTCCACGGCATCGCCTTCCGCAACATGATCGAAGCGGCTGAGAAGCTGCTCGGCGAGTCACTCGGCGACAAAAAAATTGTCAACATGATGCTGGGCAGCGGCACGACCGCCAACGCCACGCTCAATGGTAAATCGTTCGAGGTCAGCACCGGTTTCACGCCGCAGGAAGGACTGATCCAGTCCACGCGGGCAGGCGACATGGATACAACCTCCGTACTGTACATGATGAATCAGCTTGGCATCGGCACGGCCGAAGCGGATGAGATTTTGAACAAGCAAAGCGGTTGGAGCGGCCTGAGTGGCATCGGGGTCGATATGTACGACATCAAACAGGCTGCCAAAGCGGGTGACCAACGCGCCCAACTCACCATTGACGCGGTCGCTCATCGTTTCCGCAAATACATCGGCGCCTACGCCGCGGCCATGGGCGGTATCGACGTGCTCATCTTTGCCGGAGGCGTCGGCGAAAACGACAGCGACATGCGCGAAAAGGTTTGCGAATCTCTGGGATTTCTCGGTGTCGCACTCGACGCGGACGCGAATCATAACGGCACAGGCGAGCGCGTCATCAGCACAGGGCGCGTCCAGGTGCTCGTCGTGAACGCAAGCGAAGAAAAGATGATCGCCGAGGATACGTACGCCTTGCTGAAATAG